TCCTCCCCTCACCGACGGCACCGTCACGCTACGGCGCTTCACCGATGCCGACATCGAGCAGATCACCGCGTCGTGCCAGGATCCTGAGATCCAGCGTTTCATCCCGGTCCCCCAGCCGTACCAGCGCGCCGACGCCGAGGCCTACGTTCGGCGCACCGAGCGCCAGTGGGCCGAGGGCACCAAGGCGGCGTTCGCCATCGTCGACGCAAACGATCCCGGGATGCTGCTCGGCGCCATCAACGTGGCGATCAACGGCGCGGTGGGCAACTCGGGCTACTGGGTGGCCCCCCAGGCGCGGGGACGCGGGGTCGCCGGTCGGGCACTGCGCCTGCTCACCGACTGGGCGTTCTCCTCGG
This genomic window from Rhabdothermincola sediminis contains:
- a CDS encoding GNAT family N-acetyltransferase, whose product is MTGGALHPPDPPLTDGTVTLRRFTDADIEQITASCQDPEIQRFIPVPQPYQRADAEAYVRRTERQWAEGTKAAFAIVDANDPGMLLGAINVAINGAVGNSGYWVAPQARGRGVAGRALRLLTDWAFSSVGLGVILLEIRPENAASIAVATHCGYHRAGEIDINVETGKRNGLIFSRLASDHASSGEAPV